One stretch of Mycolicibacterium fallax DNA includes these proteins:
- a CDS encoding antitoxin MazE5, translating to MARTRLSTTVDAGLLDAARQRRPGGTDAALIDAALTALLAAHRAGEIDDAYRAYDDQPLDQPDDWGDLASWRAAAGAS from the coding sequence ATGGCTCGCACACGCCTTTCCACCACCGTCGACGCCGGCCTGCTCGACGCCGCACGTCAACGGCGGCCCGGAGGGACCGACGCAGCACTCATCGACGCTGCCCTGACCGCACTGCTCGCCGCGCACCGTGCCGGTGAGATTGACGACGCCTACCGCGCCTACGACGATCAGCCGCTCGATCAACCCGACGACTGGGGCGATCTGGCGTCGTGGCGCGCGGCCGCCGGCGCATCGTGA
- a CDS encoding type II toxin-antitoxin system death-on-curing family toxin produces the protein MTVFLDREDVLTAGAFAVGHGPEVGDYGLLDAAVARPQASVFGVDAYPGRYAKAAALLQSLARNHALVDGNKRTAWAAAWTFLHINGIELRPDFDVDAAEDLMNDVATNGDLTVEFIAERLVGFGADCD, from the coding sequence ATGACCGTTTTTCTCGATCGCGAGGATGTTCTTACGGCCGGGGCTTTCGCGGTCGGTCATGGGCCGGAGGTGGGTGACTACGGCCTGTTGGACGCCGCCGTCGCACGCCCGCAGGCCAGTGTCTTCGGTGTTGATGCGTACCCGGGGCGGTATGCCAAGGCGGCGGCGCTGCTGCAGTCGCTGGCCCGCAATCATGCGCTGGTCGATGGGAACAAGCGCACCGCATGGGCGGCGGCATGGACGTTCCTGCATATCAATGGCATCGAGTTGCGTCCGGATTTCGATGTCGACGCGGCCGAGGACCTGATGAACGATGTCGCCACCAACGGCGACCTGACGGTCGAGTTCATTGCCGAGCGGCTGGTTGGGTTCGGCGCCGACTGCGACTGA
- a CDS encoding antitoxin Phd — MPSLNISFTDDELAAVRAAAGEVDVSLRTFAHDAVVAAASRHKQAVADAARLVAERSAELNRRLA, encoded by the coding sequence ATGCCCTCGCTGAACATCTCCTTCACCGACGACGAACTCGCGGCCGTCCGTGCTGCCGCCGGGGAGGTCGATGTGTCGTTGCGGACTTTTGCGCACGACGCGGTGGTCGCCGCAGCGAGCCGGCACAAGCAGGCGGTGGCTGACGCGGCGCGTCTGGTGGCGGAGCGTTCGGCGGAGCTGAACCGACGGCTGGCATGA
- a CDS encoding type II toxin-antitoxin system PemK/MazF family toxin — translation MSGFPARGELWWSELPEIGRRPVVVLSRDAAIPRLRRALVAPCTTTIRGLPSEVLLEPETDPVPRRSAVNLDSVESIATGMLTHRLGRLADDRMRAISVALGVATGCSG, via the coding sequence GTGAGCGGGTTCCCGGCACGCGGTGAGCTGTGGTGGAGCGAGCTGCCGGAGATCGGCCGGCGTCCGGTCGTGGTGCTGTCCCGAGATGCCGCAATTCCGCGCCTGCGCCGCGCGCTGGTAGCGCCCTGCACAACCACCATCCGTGGATTACCCAGCGAAGTGCTGCTGGAACCGGAAACCGATCCGGTACCGCGGCGATCGGCGGTCAATCTCGATTCGGTGGAGAGCATCGCCACCGGCATGCTGACCCACCGGCTGGGGCGTTTGGCCGACGACCGGATGCGCGCCATCAGCGTCGCGTTGGGCGTCGCGACGGGCTGCTCCGGGTAG
- the mshB gene encoding N-acetyl-1-D-myo-inositol-2-amino-2-deoxy-alpha-D-glucopyranoside deacetylase produces MPTERPRLLFVHAHPDDETINNGATIAHYAGAGAQVNVLTCTLGEEGEVIDERWAQLVADEADQLGGYRIAELSTALHLLGIDDPIFLGGAGRWRDSGMAGTPPRHGRVRFVDADETEAVGALVAVLRELRPHVVITYDPVGGYGHPDHIQAHRITTAAVAAAGTDAFPGDPWTVPKFYWTITSRAAWQNAGAALGPADLCDGWVLPGDAEFGYPDEQITTVIDGTAELAAKVGALDAYRTQVIVGPTARACALSNNLALPIVGYEHYALVAGELGPRGDDGLETCLLGGLELGGE; encoded by the coding sequence ATGCCGACCGAGCGCCCGCGCCTGCTCTTCGTCCACGCCCATCCCGACGACGAGACGATCAACAACGGCGCCACCATCGCGCACTACGCCGGGGCAGGGGCCCAGGTCAACGTGCTCACCTGCACCCTCGGCGAGGAGGGCGAGGTGATCGACGAACGCTGGGCGCAGCTGGTCGCCGACGAGGCCGACCAACTCGGCGGCTACCGCATCGCCGAGCTGTCCACCGCGCTGCACCTGCTCGGCATCGACGACCCGATCTTCCTCGGCGGCGCCGGGCGCTGGCGGGACTCCGGGATGGCCGGCACCCCGCCGCGGCACGGCCGGGTCCGCTTCGTCGACGCCGACGAGACCGAGGCCGTCGGCGCGCTGGTGGCCGTGCTGCGCGAGCTGCGCCCACACGTGGTGATCACCTACGACCCCGTCGGCGGTTACGGGCACCCCGACCACATCCAGGCCCACCGGATCACCACCGCGGCGGTGGCCGCCGCCGGCACCGACGCGTTCCCCGGTGACCCGTGGACGGTGCCGAAGTTCTACTGGACCATCACCTCGCGCGCGGCCTGGCAGAACGCCGGCGCGGCGCTGGGCCCCGCCGACCTGTGCGACGGCTGGGTGCTGCCCGGTGACGCGGAGTTCGGCTACCCCGACGAGCAGATCACCACCGTCATCGACGGCACCGCCGAGCTGGCCGCCAAGGTCGGTGCGCTGGACGCCTACCGCACCCAGGTCATCGTCGGCCCCACCGCGCGGGCGTGCGCCCTGTCGAACAACCTGGCGCTGCCGATCGTCGGCTACGAGCACTACGCGCTGGTCGCCGGCGAACTCGGCCCCCGCGGCGACGACGGGCTGGAGACCTGCCTGCTGGGCGGGCTGGAGCTCGGGGGCGAATAG
- the typA gene encoding translational GTPase TypA, with the protein MTTAPNFRNVAIVAHVDHGKTTLVDAMLRQSGALAGRGDVQERVMDSGDLEREKGITILAKNTAVHRHHADGTVTVINVIDTPGHADFGGEVERGLSMVDGVVLLVDASEGPLPQTRFVLRKALAAHLPVILVVNKTDRPDARIAEVVEESHDLLLDVASDLDEEAQAAAEKALDLPTLYASGRAGIASTTQPENGQNPDGENLDPLFDVLLQHIPAPSGDVKAPLQALVTNLDASAFLGRLALIRICNGKIRKGQQVAWMREVDGLPVITNAKITELLSTVGVERTPAEEAVAGDIVAVAGLPEIMIGDTLADPENSHALPRITVDEPAISVTVGTNSSPLAGKVSGHKLTARMVKSRLDSELVGNVSIRVVDIGRPDAWEVQGRGELALAILVEQMRREGFELTVGKPQVVTRTVDGKLHEPYEELTIDCPEEFVGSITQLMAARKGRMEQMTNHAAGWVRMDFVVPSRGLIGFRTEFMTLTRGTGIANAVFEGYRPWAGEIRARHTGSLVSDRTGSITPFAMIQLADRGQFFVEPGQDTYEGQVVGINPRAEDLDINITREKKLTNMRSSTADVIETLAKPLELDLEQAMEFCAGDECVEVTPEIVRVRKVELVASLRARAKARAKQSGK; encoded by the coding sequence GTGACTACTGCCCCCAACTTTAGAAACGTCGCGATCGTCGCCCACGTCGACCACGGCAAAACCACCCTGGTGGACGCCATGCTGCGGCAGTCCGGCGCGCTGGCCGGCCGGGGTGATGTGCAGGAACGCGTGATGGATTCCGGTGACCTGGAACGCGAAAAGGGCATCACCATCCTGGCCAAGAACACCGCCGTGCACCGGCATCACGCCGACGGCACGGTGACCGTCATCAACGTGATCGACACCCCCGGGCACGCCGACTTCGGCGGCGAGGTGGAGCGCGGCCTGTCCATGGTCGACGGGGTGGTGCTGCTGGTCGACGCGTCCGAGGGCCCGCTGCCGCAGACCCGGTTCGTGCTGCGCAAGGCGCTGGCCGCGCACCTGCCGGTGATCCTGGTGGTCAACAAGACCGACCGGCCCGACGCCCGGATCGCCGAGGTCGTCGAGGAGAGCCACGACCTGCTGCTCGACGTGGCCTCCGATCTGGACGAGGAGGCCCAGGCCGCCGCGGAGAAGGCGCTGGATCTGCCGACGCTGTACGCCTCCGGGCGCGCCGGGATCGCCTCGACCACGCAGCCGGAGAACGGGCAGAACCCCGACGGGGAGAACCTCGACCCGCTGTTCGACGTTCTGCTGCAACACATTCCGGCGCCCTCCGGTGATGTCAAGGCGCCGCTGCAGGCGCTGGTCACCAACCTCGACGCGTCGGCGTTCCTGGGCCGGCTGGCGCTGATCCGGATCTGCAACGGCAAGATCCGCAAGGGCCAGCAGGTGGCCTGGATGCGTGAGGTCGACGGCCTGCCGGTCATCACCAACGCCAAGATCACCGAGCTGCTGAGCACCGTCGGGGTGGAGCGCACCCCGGCCGAGGAGGCCGTGGCCGGCGACATTGTCGCGGTGGCGGGCCTGCCGGAGATCATGATCGGCGACACCCTGGCCGATCCGGAGAACTCCCATGCGCTGCCCCGGATCACCGTCGACGAGCCGGCCATCTCGGTGACCGTCGGCACCAACTCCTCGCCGCTGGCGGGCAAGGTGTCCGGGCACAAGCTGACCGCCCGGATGGTGAAGAGCCGGCTGGATTCGGAGCTGGTGGGCAACGTGTCGATCCGGGTGGTCGACATCGGCCGCCCGGATGCCTGGGAGGTGCAGGGCCGCGGGGAGCTGGCGCTGGCGATCCTGGTCGAGCAGATGCGCCGGGAGGGCTTCGAGCTGACCGTCGGCAAGCCCCAGGTGGTCACCCGCACCGTCGACGGCAAGCTGCACGAGCCGTACGAGGAGCTGACCATTGACTGCCCGGAGGAGTTCGTCGGTTCGATCACCCAGCTGATGGCCGCGCGCAAGGGCCGGATGGAGCAGATGACCAACCACGCCGCGGGCTGGGTGCGGATGGACTTCGTGGTGCCCAGCCGCGGGCTGATCGGCTTCCGCACCGAGTTCATGACGCTGACCCGCGGCACCGGCATCGCCAACGCGGTGTTCGAGGGCTACCGGCCGTGGGCCGGGGAGATCCGGGCCCGGCACACCGGGTCGCTGGTGTCCGACCGCACCGGCAGCATCACGCCGTTCGCGATGATCCAGCTCGCCGACCGCGGTCAGTTCTTCGTCGAGCCGGGTCAGGACACCTATGAGGGCCAGGTGGTCGGGATCAACCCGCGCGCCGAGGACCTCGACATCAACATCACCCGGGAGAAGAAGCTCACCAACATGCGGTCCTCGACCGCCGATGTGATCGAGACGCTGGCCAAGCCGCTGGAGCTCGACCTGGAGCAGGCGATGGAGTTCTGCGCCGGCGACGAGTGCGTGGAGGTCACCCCGGAGATCGTGCGGGTGCGCAAGGTGGAGCTGGTGGCCAGCCTGCGGGCGCGGGCCAAGGCGCGGGCCAAGCAGAGCGGGAAGTAG
- a CDS encoding cupin domain-containing protein, whose protein sequence is MTDKGPEPFATNIEDATLANGAFRDTLWTGKYLQLTVMSIPPGGMVGGEIHDDHDQFIRVEAGKARVVMGPAKDDISFDETVGDDWIALIPAGKYHNILNVGDEDLKLYSLYGPAEHRHGTRHETFADATEDPQETDLV, encoded by the coding sequence ATGACCGACAAGGGACCCGAGCCTTTCGCGACCAACATCGAGGACGCCACCCTGGCCAACGGTGCGTTCCGCGACACCCTGTGGACCGGCAAGTACCTGCAGCTCACCGTGATGAGCATCCCGCCCGGCGGCATGGTCGGCGGCGAGATCCACGACGACCATGACCAGTTCATCCGGGTGGAGGCCGGCAAGGCCCGGGTGGTGATGGGCCCGGCCAAGGATGACATCAGCTTCGACGAGACCGTCGGCGACGACTGGATCGCGCTGATCCCGGCCGGCAAGTACCACAACATCCTCAACGTGGGCGATGAGGACCTGAAGCTCTATTCGCTCTACGGCCCCGCCGAGCACAGGCACGGCACCCGGCACGAGACCTTCGCCGACGCCACCGAGGATCCGCAGGAGACCGACCTGGTCTGA
- a CDS encoding ABC transporter family substrate-binding protein, with protein sequence MAVPIVSRRVLSAALVTSLLLGGCTADPPPAPQSTETPSSTPPPKPKTQQIIMGIDNIGPGFNPHLLSDQSPVTAAISAMVLPSAFRPIPDAKTPTGSRWERDPTLLVSAEITSEDPFTVTYRIRPEASWTDNAPIVADDFWYLWRQMVGQPGVVDPAGYDLITGVQSIDGGKTAVVSFSQPYPAWRELFYNLLPAHIVKDIPGGFAAGLARVMPVTGGQFRVESIDPQRDEILLARNDRYWGPPAVPDLILFRRAGATAALADSIRIADTQVAQVHGGAAAFAQLSAIPDVRTNRIVTPRVLQLVLRGQQPQLADPLVRKAIMGLLDVGLLAAVGAGSDNTVTLARAQVRAPSDPGYVPTAPAAIGREAALELLEQAGYTVAPATQAPGTAPARGSITKDGEALTMVLGAAANDPTSVAVANTAADQLRNAGIEASVSALDPVVLYRDALVNGKVDAVVGWHAAGGDLATVLASRYGCPALEATPVSTSGAAPAPAPRSTTSAPPRPSVSATRPAPTPATTPQTTAPAPAPDSGTLVQAPSNLTGVCDRAIQPNINAALDGSQSIEAVLELVEPKLWELSTVLPIIQDTTIVAAGPSVQGVSLTGAVPVGIVGDAGKWVKVPR encoded by the coding sequence ATAGCCGTGCCGATCGTCTCCCGCCGTGTGCTGAGCGCCGCGCTGGTGACGTCGCTGCTGCTGGGCGGGTGCACCGCGGACCCGCCGCCGGCCCCGCAGAGCACCGAGACGCCGTCGTCCACGCCGCCGCCAAAGCCCAAGACGCAGCAGATCATCATGGGTATCGACAACATCGGGCCGGGCTTCAACCCGCACCTGCTGTCGGACCAGTCGCCGGTCACCGCCGCGATCAGCGCCATGGTGCTGCCGAGCGCGTTCCGCCCGATCCCCGACGCCAAGACCCCCACCGGATCGCGCTGGGAGCGGGACCCGACGCTGCTGGTGTCCGCCGAGATCACCAGCGAGGACCCGTTCACCGTCACCTACCGGATCCGGCCCGAGGCGTCCTGGACCGACAACGCACCGATCGTCGCCGATGACTTCTGGTACCTGTGGCGCCAGATGGTCGGCCAGCCCGGCGTCGTCGACCCGGCCGGCTACGACCTGATCACCGGGGTGCAGTCGATCGACGGCGGCAAGACGGCGGTGGTGAGCTTCTCCCAGCCCTACCCGGCCTGGCGTGAACTCTTCTACAACCTGCTGCCCGCGCACATCGTCAAGGACATCCCCGGCGGATTCGCCGCGGGACTGGCCCGGGTGATGCCGGTGACCGGTGGTCAGTTCCGGGTGGAGAGCATCGACCCGCAGCGCGACGAGATCCTGCTGGCCCGCAACGATCGGTACTGGGGGCCCCCGGCGGTGCCGGACCTGATCCTGTTCCGCCGCGCCGGGGCGACCGCGGCGCTGGCCGACTCGATCCGCATCGCCGACACGCAGGTCGCCCAGGTGCACGGCGGGGCCGCGGCGTTCGCGCAACTCTCGGCGATCCCGGACGTGCGAACCAACCGGATCGTCACCCCCCGGGTGCTGCAGCTCGTGCTGCGCGGTCAGCAACCTCAGCTCGCAGATCCGTTGGTGCGTAAGGCCATTATGGGCCTGCTCGATGTCGGGCTGCTGGCCGCCGTCGGCGCCGGCAGCGACAACACCGTCACCCTGGCCCGGGCACAGGTCCGGGCACCCTCGGATCCCGGGTACGTGCCGACCGCGCCCGCGGCGATCGGACGCGAGGCCGCCCTGGAACTGCTGGAACAGGCCGGGTACACGGTGGCACCGGCCACCCAGGCGCCGGGCACCGCCCCCGCGCGCGGCTCGATCACCAAGGACGGCGAGGCGCTGACGATGGTGCTCGGCGCGGCGGCCAACGACCCGACGTCGGTGGCGGTGGCCAACACCGCGGCCGATCAGCTGCGCAACGCGGGCATCGAGGCGTCGGTCTCGGCGCTGGATCCCGTTGTGCTGTACCGGGATGCACTCGTCAACGGCAAGGTCGACGCGGTGGTCGGCTGGCACGCCGCCGGGGGAGACCTGGCCACCGTGCTGGCCTCGCGCTACGGCTGCCCGGCCCTGGAGGCCACCCCGGTGTCCACCTCGGGGGCCGCGCCCGCCCCGGCGCCGCGCAGCACCACCTCGGCGCCCCCGCGCCCGTCGGTCTCGGCCACCAGGCCCGCCCCGACCCCGGCCACCACGCCGCAGACCACCGCGCCGGCGCCCGCGCCGGACTCCGGGACGCTGGTGCAGGCCCCGTCGAACCTGACCGGCGTCTGCGACCGCGCGATTCAGCCGAATATCAATGCGGCCCTTGATGGTTCGCAGTCCATCGAAGCGGTGCTGGAGCTGGTGGAGCCGAAGCTGTGGGAACTGTCGACGGTGCTGCCGATCATTCAGGACACCACCATCGTGGCCGCCGGACCATCGGTACAGGGCGTCAGCCTGACCGGGGCGGTGCCGGTGGGGATCGTCGGGGACGCCGGCAAATGGGTGAAGGTGCCGCGGTAG